The proteins below are encoded in one region of bacterium:
- a CDS encoding D-lyxose/D-mannose family sugar isomerase, which translates to MKRSQINALQREAVAFFEQHHFHLPPWAFWTTADWQKNRSHAQEVVDKKLGWDLTDFGLGKFRAMGLVMFTLRNGKLGEVGGKDYCEKAMIAQEEQVTLWHFHWHKMEDIINRGGGDLVVEVCNATPEEQLADTPVTVLTDGVARTVAAQGKIILRPGESITLPPRMYHQFYAAAGKGPVLIGEVSRVNDDDKDNRFLAPVGRFPTIEEDEPPLYYLCNEYPA; encoded by the coding sequence ATGAAACGATCGCAAATCAACGCGCTGCAACGCGAGGCCGTTGCTTTTTTCGAGCAACATCACTTTCATTTACCGCCGTGGGCATTCTGGACTACGGCCGACTGGCAGAAGAACCGCAGCCACGCACAGGAAGTCGTGGACAAAAAGCTCGGCTGGGACCTCACCGATTTCGGCCTGGGCAAGTTTCGCGCAATGGGCCTGGTGATGTTCACCCTGCGCAACGGCAAACTGGGCGAGGTGGGCGGCAAAGACTATTGTGAAAAAGCCATGATCGCGCAAGAAGAGCAGGTGACGCTCTGGCATTTTCACTGGCACAAGATGGAAGACATCATCAATCGCGGCGGCGGCGACCTGGTCGTCGAAGTCTGCAACGCCACGCCCGAGGAGCAACTGGCGGACACGCCGGTAACTGTGCTCACCGATGGCGTCGCCCGCACCGTCGCGGCGCAGGGCAAGATCATCTTGCGGCCCGGCGAAAGCATTACGCTGCCGCCCCGCATGTATCATCAATTCTATGCCGCGGCGGGCAAAGGCCCGGTGTTGATCGGCGAGGTGTCGCGCGTGAATGATGATGACAAGGACAATCGCTTTCTCGCGCCGGTAGGCCGCTTTCCGACGATCGAGGAAGATGAGCCGCCGTTGTACTATTTGTGCAACGAATACCCGGCCTAG
- a CDS encoding aldose 1-epimerase family protein produces the protein MATLFGKTWTRAELLAHVGDIRQLADIRLCELNDGPGRGVRLAEFKTGSGFSFTVLLDRGLDIHDANYQGMALAWQSAGGITAPSLFEPEGLGWLRTFHGGWLNTCGLTNAGSPGRDELGEYGLHGRISNLPAQLLGCGGRWRGDDYELWLAASVRETSVFGCNLQLTRRLTARLGESMLEIADTIENLGDKPTPFMLLYHCNFGFPLLAEGSRVVINQESVRSRDAAAQAGLDRHLVMEAPQAGYAEQVFFHAAKAAQDGMVTAALINDGLQLAGYVSYRQRELPELIEWKQMGSGTYALGLEPANCLVMGRAAERERGTLRHLAPGETCETLLRLGVAAGRNNLARLLETIGGEGR, from the coding sequence ATGGCAACCCTCTTCGGCAAAACCTGGACGCGCGCCGAGCTGCTCGCACATGTCGGCGATATTCGCCAGCTCGCCGATATTCGTTTGTGCGAGTTGAACGACGGCCCGGGCCGCGGCGTGCGCCTGGCGGAGTTCAAAACCGGATCCGGCTTCAGCTTCACCGTGCTGCTCGATCGCGGCCTGGATATTCACGACGCCAACTACCAAGGCATGGCGCTGGCGTGGCAATCCGCCGGCGGCATCACGGCACCGTCTTTGTTCGAGCCGGAGGGCCTGGGCTGGTTGCGCACGTTTCACGGCGGCTGGCTGAACACCTGCGGCCTGACCAACGCCGGCTCGCCTGGCCGCGATGAGCTGGGTGAGTACGGCCTGCACGGCCGAATTTCGAATCTGCCGGCGCAACTCCTCGGTTGCGGCGGCCGCTGGCGCGGTGATGACTACGAGCTGTGGCTCGCGGCGAGCGTGCGCGAGACCTCGGTGTTCGGATGCAATCTGCAATTGACGCGGCGGCTGACCGCGCGCCTCGGCGAGAGCATGCTGGAGATTGCCGACACCATCGAGAATCTCGGCGATAAGCCCACGCCGTTCATGCTGCTCTATCACTGCAATTTCGGATTTCCATTGCTGGCGGAGGGCAGCCGAGTGGTGATCAACCAAGAATCCGTCCGGTCGCGCGATGCCGCGGCCCAAGCCGGACTCGACCGGCATTTGGTCATGGAAGCGCCGCAAGCCGGCTATGCGGAACAGGTTTTCTTTCACGCCGCAAAGGCAGCACAAGACGGCATGGTGACCGCGGCGCTGATCAATGACGGCCTGCAGTTGGCGGGATACGTTTCCTATCGCCAGCGGGAACTGCCCGAGTTGATCGAATGGAAGCAAATGGGCAGCGGCACGTACGCGCTGGGCCTGGAGCCGGCCAACTGTCTGGTGATGGGCCGCGCCGCCGAGCGCGAACGCGGCACCTTGCGCCACCTCGCCCCGGGTGAAACGTGCGAAACCCTGCTGCGCCTGGGCGTGGCCGCAGGCCGCAATAACCTCGCTCGACTCCTCGAGACGATAGGTGGTGAAGGGCGATGA
- a CDS encoding heparinase II/III family protein has translation MAKPSHPRLMADAADIAQARRWYQQHAWYRKIFDSQQAELDRFLKRRPIYVSPVKQTYQYKMYTCPKHDVELKYELFRPHDHRCPVDTTEVHRGEKYDSAWSGWYNRELATYLVWMGMLYQVHGEKKYAEAGREILMQFADLYLKYPTTNTILGPAHVFFGTLSESFWGVDMAYGYDLLYDYEGFTPADRRKLKEKFFYPLAEITQKFPESASNRQLWYNNVSAAVGFLYEDPALIDFAMKGQYGFEWQLGSATPESGFWAEGPGYHYVALRGMIHLAEMARHNGMDLYRRSIAGRTMKKMFDVPFELIKPNYEFPRIKDSGGGNILEYATFYEIGYAVYRDPRYLALLHLTQVKRGTQVVGEESGLGSKRSPISMFNLVPVLPFPADTTSIYPEASFNLEGNGFAILRNRAGDNRRYLYLDYGLMGGEHGHPDRLQMGYYALAENWIVDPLNESYFNPNLQLWYRQSIAHNTVVLNQTTQTWTNGYGRFFGALPGLQVASGGTVTAYPGATLTRTLLQMGDYFIDLFDVACPEERLIDWPLHSFGELKITGVHLKKQPLDRFGHPPGIPGYDQLSEIHAAKTEGAWSGTFTLQNGKGLLVKAIGEAGTEVFQAMTPPIGGFYKQMVRDPQPVPMLMSRRRASSTRFAHLVHAYQSTPAVSEFEQTAAPHTYRVRHAQGEDILFAEVEQSRFWLLRHAANQPTLLAGFNVNEVKWQEATLVSSPLPLEKFECAWQGEKLALLAPEQFGRLKIWAPAARAVQMNGKPVTFRREGDYVIVRQSEGVALAIPDTTLFLGMPNQLKIRVLNPTARPVSGRIKLSLPADWPEHVNSQLDWWGGIVNLLTWNKGPIQRQTQPVASRRLVGWLHGQLSETKTIAAGAVEEFILPINVPNQAPAVTYAVQVSFGKETWTRPFRVTAPVSADLILPNGEKESLAITLTNHTAQTLQVTPQLFADPAWQISQPKATAVNLAPQSAQKLTLPFKLAAYNAKEQLYPVRLQLNSASFQSETVRDLCAGVAHYATAPPALEGNWEGWNRSTPMTIDKASQVCRLLMGNQPWQGPQDLSAKVYAMYDEAYLYVGAEVTDDVLITHWDFPVMSYPWDTDCMEVMLDTRTNSEQGHDPPTPGLFRHLAMAEYRTTDFGAKQWQGGGAGGPLLPKPNLVPNAETYFTRTEKGYNLICRYPLASLKGVQAEPGYKIGFDVAINDNDGLNYRKNQHIWAGFNQNQSWWDVGTIGVLVFGPK, from the coding sequence ATGGCCAAACCTTCTCATCCCCGTCTGATGGCCGATGCCGCTGACATTGCGCAGGCCCGGCGTTGGTATCAGCAACATGCCTGGTATCGCAAGATTTTCGACAGTCAGCAGGCGGAGCTCGACCGTTTTCTCAAGCGCCGGCCGATCTACGTCTCGCCGGTGAAGCAGACGTATCAGTACAAAATGTACACCTGCCCCAAGCACGACGTCGAATTGAAGTACGAATTGTTCCGGCCGCATGATCATCGCTGCCCGGTGGACACCACCGAAGTCCATCGCGGCGAGAAATACGACTCCGCCTGGTCGGGCTGGTACAACCGCGAGCTGGCCACCTATCTGGTGTGGATGGGAATGCTGTATCAAGTGCACGGCGAAAAGAAATACGCCGAGGCCGGCCGCGAGATTCTCATGCAGTTCGCCGATCTCTATCTGAAATATCCCACCACCAACACCATTCTCGGGCCGGCGCATGTTTTCTTCGGCACGCTGTCGGAATCCTTCTGGGGCGTGGACATGGCTTACGGCTATGACCTGCTCTACGATTATGAAGGCTTCACGCCTGCCGATCGGCGCAAGCTCAAGGAGAAGTTCTTCTATCCCCTGGCGGAGATTACGCAGAAATTTCCGGAGTCCGCTTCGAACCGCCAGCTTTGGTACAACAACGTCTCGGCGGCAGTCGGCTTTTTGTATGAAGATCCGGCGCTCATCGATTTTGCGATGAAAGGCCAGTACGGCTTCGAATGGCAATTAGGCTCGGCCACGCCGGAAAGCGGCTTTTGGGCCGAGGGCCCGGGTTATCATTATGTCGCCTTACGTGGCATGATTCATCTCGCTGAAATGGCGCGCCACAACGGCATGGATTTGTACCGCCGCAGCATCGCCGGCCGCACGATGAAAAAGATGTTCGACGTGCCCTTCGAATTGATCAAACCGAACTATGAATTCCCCCGCATCAAAGACAGCGGCGGCGGCAATATTCTGGAATATGCGACGTTCTATGAGATCGGCTACGCGGTTTACCGCGATCCGCGCTATCTGGCGCTGCTCCATCTCACGCAAGTGAAGCGCGGCACCCAGGTAGTCGGCGAAGAATCCGGTTTGGGCAGCAAACGCTCGCCGATTTCGATGTTCAACCTCGTGCCGGTGCTGCCCTTTCCCGCGGACACCACCAGCATCTATCCCGAAGCAAGCTTCAACCTCGAAGGCAATGGCTTTGCCATTTTGCGCAATCGCGCGGGCGACAACCGGCGCTATCTCTATCTCGACTACGGCTTGATGGGCGGCGAGCACGGTCATCCCGATCGTCTGCAAATGGGCTACTATGCGCTGGCGGAGAATTGGATCGTCGATCCCTTGAATGAATCCTATTTCAATCCCAATCTCCAGCTCTGGTATCGCCAGAGCATTGCGCACAACACCGTGGTGTTGAATCAAACCACGCAGACGTGGACCAACGGCTACGGCAGATTCTTCGGCGCGCTGCCGGGCTTGCAGGTGGCTTCCGGCGGCACCGTGACCGCTTATCCCGGCGCCACGCTCACGCGCACTTTGCTGCAAATGGGAGATTACTTCATCGATCTCTTCGACGTGGCGTGCCCGGAAGAGCGCCTCATCGACTGGCCGCTGCACAGCTTCGGCGAGTTGAAAATCACCGGTGTCCATCTCAAAAAGCAGCCGCTTGATCGCTTCGGCCATCCGCCCGGCATTCCGGGCTACGATCAGCTCAGCGAAATCCACGCCGCCAAAACCGAGGGCGCCTGGAGTGGAACCTTCACACTGCAAAACGGCAAGGGTTTGCTGGTGAAAGCGATCGGCGAGGCGGGCACCGAAGTCTTTCAGGCGATGACGCCGCCGATCGGCGGATTTTACAAACAAATGGTGCGCGACCCGCAGCCGGTGCCCATGCTGATGAGCCGGCGCCGCGCCAGCAGCACCCGCTTTGCGCATCTCGTGCATGCCTACCAATCCACACCGGCAGTGAGTGAATTCGAGCAAACGGCGGCGCCGCACACCTATCGCGTGCGCCACGCCCAGGGCGAAGATATTCTCTTCGCCGAGGTCGAGCAATCGCGCTTCTGGCTGCTGCGCCACGCGGCGAATCAACCCACGCTGCTGGCCGGATTCAACGTGAACGAAGTGAAATGGCAGGAAGCAACGCTGGTTTCCTCTCCTCTGCCGCTGGAAAAATTCGAATGCGCCTGGCAGGGCGAGAAACTGGCATTGCTCGCGCCCGAGCAGTTTGGCCGGCTCAAGATTTGGGCGCCTGCGGCCAGAGCGGTGCAAATGAACGGCAAGCCCGTGACGTTTCGGCGGGAGGGCGATTACGTCATCGTGCGCCAATCCGAAGGCGTGGCCCTGGCGATTCCCGACACGACGCTCTTCCTCGGCATGCCGAATCAATTGAAAATTCGCGTGCTGAATCCCACCGCGCGGCCGGTGAGCGGCCGCATCAAGCTCTCGCTGCCGGCGGACTGGCCGGAGCATGTCAACAGCCAGCTCGATTGGTGGGGCGGCATTGTGAACCTGCTCACTTGGAACAAAGGCCCCATTCAGCGGCAGACGCAACCGGTCGCCAGTCGCCGCCTGGTGGGATGGCTGCATGGCCAGTTGTCCGAGACCAAGACCATTGCGGCCGGCGCGGTCGAAGAATTCATCCTGCCCATCAACGTCCCGAATCAGGCGCCGGCGGTCACCTACGCCGTGCAGGTCAGCTTCGGCAAGGAAACTTGGACGCGGCCGTTTCGCGTCACTGCGCCGGTGAGCGCGGACTTGATATTGCCGAATGGGGAAAAGGAAAGTCTGGCAATCACTCTCACCAATCACACGGCGCAGACGCTGCAGGTAACACCGCAACTTTTCGCGGATCCTGCCTGGCAAATATCGCAGCCGAAAGCCACTGCCGTGAACCTGGCGCCGCAATCCGCGCAGAAGCTGACGCTGCCCTTCAAACTCGCTGCCTACAACGCCAAGGAACAGCTTTATCCTGTGCGTCTGCAATTGAACAGCGCGAGCTTCCAATCCGAAACCGTGCGCGATCTCTGCGCCGGCGTCGCCCACTACGCCACCGCGCCGCCGGCGCTGGAGGGCAATTGGGAAGGCTGGAATCGCAGCACGCCCATGACCATCGACAAAGCCAGTCAAGTCTGCCGGCTGCTGATGGGCAATCAACCCTGGCAAGGCCCGCAGGATTTGTCGGCGAAGGTCTATGCCATGTACGATGAAGCCTATCTCTACGTCGGCGCCGAGGTGACGGACGATGTTTTGATCACACACTGGGATTTTCCGGTGATGAGCTATCCTTGGGACACCGACTGCATGGAAGTCATGCTCGACACGCGCACCAATTCCGAGCAGGGACATGATCCACCCACGCCCGGTTTGTTCCGCCATCTTGCCATGGCGGAATATCGCACCACGGACTTCGGCGCGAAGCAATGGCAGGGCGGCGGTGCCGGCGGGCCGTTGCTGCCCAAGCCGAATCTTGTGCCCAATGCTGAAACCTACTTCACCCGTACGGAAAAAGGCTACAACCTGATCTGCCGTTATCCGCTCGCCAGCTTGAAAGGCGTGCAAGCCGAGCCGGGTTACAAGATCGGTTTCGACGTCGCGATCAATGACAACGACGGCTTGAATTATCGCAAGAATCAGCATATTTGGGCGGGCTTCAACCAGAATCAATCCTGGTGGGATGTCGGCACGATCGGCGTGTTGGTGTTCGGGCCAAAGTAA
- a CDS encoding carbohydrate kinase family protein, protein MPAYDVVAAGHLCLDIIPPFTAASRAAGQLLQPGKLLHVGPAVLSTGGAVSNTGIALSKQGCRVAFMAQVGDDAFGRIIIAKMSAWGETAGIAVDPEHGSSYSIVIAPPGVDRIFLHHPGCNDFFSAQRLDWEVVPAARVFHLGYPPLMRALYADDGRGLGEMLARIKSLAVTTTLDMAMPDPDSEAGRMSWRKWLRQVMPHVDVFMPSIDEMLLLWDRNEWESCRQRGGSFVETVELARYREIAAGLLALGCGVVILKAGPRGLYCRTNHAERLREIPVLASATAQSWANRELWAAAFEHDNPQSAAGAGDAAAAGILVALLHGKSLADTLQFGNCLGYQNLRALDTVSGIGTLAETQALLPVLPVKETPFLDEPWRATNQRGIWERSIHES, encoded by the coding sequence ATGCCAGCTTATGACGTGGTCGCCGCCGGCCACCTGTGTCTTGATATCATTCCTCCCTTCACCGCGGCAAGCCGGGCCGCCGGCCAGCTGCTGCAGCCCGGCAAATTGCTGCACGTGGGCCCAGCCGTGTTGAGCACCGGCGGCGCGGTGTCGAACACCGGCATCGCCTTGAGCAAACAGGGCTGCCGGGTGGCTTTCATGGCGCAGGTGGGTGATGATGCCTTTGGCCGGATCATCATCGCGAAGATGTCGGCGTGGGGTGAGACGGCAGGCATCGCCGTGGACCCCGAACATGGCAGCTCGTATTCGATCGTGATTGCGCCGCCCGGCGTTGACCGCATCTTTCTGCATCATCCCGGCTGCAATGATTTCTTCAGCGCGCAGCGGCTGGATTGGGAGGTCGTGCCAGCGGCGCGTGTGTTTCACCTGGGCTATCCGCCGCTCATGCGCGCGCTCTATGCGGATGACGGCCGGGGTCTGGGAGAGATGCTGGCCCGGATCAAGTCACTCGCAGTGACGACCACGCTGGACATGGCGATGCCCGATCCCGACAGCGAGGCCGGCCGCATGAGCTGGCGCAAGTGGCTGCGCCAGGTCATGCCGCATGTCGATGTCTTCATGCCGAGCATCGACGAGATGCTGTTGTTGTGGGATCGCAACGAATGGGAGAGTTGCCGGCAACGCGGCGGCAGTTTTGTCGAGACGGTGGAACTGGCGCGCTACCGGGAAATCGCCGCGGGCCTGCTGGCCTTGGGCTGCGGCGTGGTGATCTTGAAGGCCGGGCCGCGCGGCCTGTATTGCCGCACCAATCACGCCGAACGCCTGCGTGAGATTCCAGTGCTGGCGTCTGCAACGGCGCAATCCTGGGCCAACCGCGAGCTCTGGGCCGCCGCGTTTGAACATGACAATCCGCAGTCTGCCGCCGGCGCCGGTGATGCTGCTGCTGCCGGCATCCTGGTGGCGCTGTTGCACGGCAAGTCGCTGGCAGACACCCTGCAATTCGGCAATTGCCTGGGCTATCAAAACCTGCGCGCGCTGGATACGGTTAGCGGCATCGGCACGCTGGCGGAAACTCAGGCATTGTTGCCGGTGCTGCCGGTAAAAGAGACGCCATTTTTGGATGAGCCCTGGCGCGCGACCAACCAGCGCGGCATTTGGGAGAGAAGCATCCACGAGAGTTGA
- a CDS encoding NAD(P)-dependent oxidoreductase yields the protein MPLPTSINTVAELEEVMTTPTAALIAALRELPGDLLILGASGKMGPSLARLAKRASDQAGVRKRVIGVARFSNAAARTALEQAGVEALSCDLLDPQAIQQLPEIENVMYMIGMKFGTTGREAETWAVNAYIPAVVAQKFKRSRIVLFSTGNVYPLTPVKFGGSSEGDATGPLGEYAQSALARERIFEYFCRQNDTPGVILRLNYAIDLRYGVLLDVAQRVFSGQTIDLSMGHANVIWQGDANAAALRCFAHAQTPPLVLNLTGPETVSIRRLAERFGELLGRTPVFVNEESETALLSDAGRLFDLFGYPTIALEQMIAWVAQWVKNAGPTLNKPTHFETRTGRF from the coding sequence ATGCCCCTCCCCACTTCAATCAACACCGTTGCCGAGCTTGAAGAGGTCATGACCACGCCCACCGCGGCCTTGATTGCCGCGCTGCGCGAGCTGCCTGGTGACTTGCTCATTCTCGGCGCCAGCGGCAAAATGGGCCCGTCACTGGCGCGGTTGGCGAAACGTGCCAGTGATCAGGCCGGCGTCCGCAAGCGTGTCATCGGCGTGGCGCGCTTTTCCAATGCCGCGGCGCGCACCGCGCTGGAACAAGCCGGCGTAGAAGCGCTCTCTTGCGATTTGCTCGATCCGCAGGCCATTCAGCAGTTGCCGGAAATCGAAAATGTGATGTACATGATCGGCATGAAATTCGGCACCACCGGCCGCGAAGCCGAGACCTGGGCGGTCAATGCCTACATTCCCGCGGTGGTCGCGCAAAAATTCAAGCGCAGCCGCATCGTGCTGTTTTCCACCGGCAATGTCTATCCGCTCACGCCGGTGAAATTCGGCGGCAGCAGCGAAGGCGATGCCACCGGCCCGCTCGGCGAGTATGCCCAATCCGCCCTGGCGCGCGAACGCATCTTCGAATATTTCTGCCGGCAAAACGACACGCCGGGTGTGATTCTGCGGTTGAATTATGCCATCGATCTGCGCTACGGTGTGCTGCTCGACGTCGCGCAAAGAGTGTTCAGCGGCCAAACCATTGATTTGAGCATGGGGCACGCCAATGTTATCTGGCAGGGTGATGCCAATGCGGCGGCCCTGCGCTGCTTTGCGCATGCCCAGACGCCGCCGCTGGTGCTCAATTTAACCGGCCCGGAAACCGTTTCAATCCGCCGGCTGGCGGAGAGATTCGGCGAATTGCTCGGCCGCACGCCGGTCTTTGTAAATGAGGAATCGGAAACCGCGCTGCTCAGCGATGCCGGCCGTCTGTTCGACCTGTTCGGCTATCCCACAATAGCGCTGGAGCAGATGATTGCCTGGGTTGCGCAGTGGGTGAAGAATGCCGGTCCGACGCTGAACAAACCCACGCATTTTGAAACGCGCACCGGACGCTTTTAG
- a CDS encoding dihydrodipicolinate synthase family protein, whose product MLPLLPQEIQAALRRGVVIPAHPLALDSQRRLDERRQRALTRYYCAAGAGGLAVGVHTTQFEIRDPKIGLYEPVLALAADTLDHLEAKTGTRHIRIAGIAGPTPAAVREAQTAVDLHYHLGMVSLGALSQASTAELIAHLRAISAIIPIMGFYLQPAVGGRRLSFDFWRAAAEIENLVAIKIAPFNRYSTLDVLRAVAACGRRDEIALYTGNDDSIVMDLLSGFRFNNGKEAAALRMVGGLLGHWAVWTKRAVELLAEIHALVQQAQPIPAELLIKAHQVTDSNAAFFDPQNNFAGCIAGIHEVLRRQGLLAGRWTLNPQEELSPGQMEEIDRVYAAYPHLNDDAFVRENLEEWLR is encoded by the coding sequence ATGCTTCCCCTTCTACCTCAAGAAATTCAGGCTGCCTTGCGCCGCGGCGTAGTGATTCCGGCGCATCCGCTGGCGCTCGATTCCCAACGCCGGCTGGACGAAAGACGCCAGCGCGCCTTGACTCGCTACTATTGCGCCGCCGGCGCCGGCGGCCTGGCAGTCGGCGTGCACACCACGCAATTCGAAATCCGCGATCCGAAAATCGGGCTGTATGAGCCGGTGCTGGCCCTCGCTGCTGACACGCTCGATCACCTCGAAGCGAAAACTGGAACACGTCACATTCGCATTGCCGGCATTGCCGGGCCAACGCCCGCCGCGGTGCGCGAAGCCCAAACCGCGGTCGATCTCCACTATCACCTCGGCATGGTGAGTTTGGGAGCATTGTCCCAAGCCTCCACTGCCGAGTTGATCGCGCATTTGCGCGCGATCAGCGCGATCATTCCGATCATGGGATTTTACTTGCAGCCCGCGGTGGGCGGCCGCCGCCTCAGCTTCGATTTTTGGCGCGCGGCGGCGGAGATCGAGAATCTGGTGGCAATCAAAATCGCGCCGTTCAATCGCTATTCCACCCTCGACGTGCTGCGCGCCGTGGCTGCCTGCGGCCGCCGTGACGAAATCGCCCTCTACACCGGCAATGACGACAGCATCGTGATGGATTTGCTCAGCGGTTTTCGATTCAACAACGGAAAAGAGGCGGCCGCCTTGCGCATGGTGGGAGGGCTGCTGGGACACTGGGCAGTGTGGACGAAGCGCGCGGTGGAGTTGCTCGCGGAGATTCATGCTCTCGTGCAGCAAGCGCAGCCGATTCCAGCGGAACTGCTGATCAAAGCGCATCAGGTTACCGACAGCAATGCCGCCTTCTTTGATCCGCAAAACAACTTTGCCGGCTGCATCGCGGGAATTCATGAAGTATTACGGCGACAGGGGTTGTTGGCGGGAAGATGGACATTGAACCCGCAGGAGGAACTTTCTCCCGGCCAAATGGAGGAAATCGACCGCGTCTACGCGGCGTATCCGCATCTGAACGATGACGCGTTTGTCAGGGAGAATTTGGAGGAGTGGCTCAGGTGA
- a CDS encoding NADH:flavin oxidoreductase, which produces MKYRRIASLKTLAEFQNYLQELGVPLPLEAELESGAAAPLAQPCVLQNGFTIGNRFCILPMEGWDGTADGRPTAATQRRWQHFGLSGAKLIWGGEAVAVRHDGRANPNQLLINEKNLRALAELRAALMAVHEREYRTSSDLLVGLQLTHSGRYSKPNRNDRPEPQILYHHPVLDRRLRLDASHLVMSDDAIARLVDDFVAAAKLAQAAGFAFVDLKHCHGYLGHEFLSAVNRPGRYGGSFENRTRFLRELVAGIRANVPGMEIGVRVSIFDFVPYRAGAEGVGEPDQPAEGDSPFAFGADRSGLRIDLTEPRAFLDLLANLQIELVCVTAGSPYYNPHIQRPALFPPSDGYLPPEDPLAGVARQIAVTAQLKQHRPDLILVGSGYTYLQEWLPHVAQAVVRNGQADFVGLGRMVLSYPELPADVLAGKPLQRKRLCRTFSDCTTAPRNGLISGCYPLDEFYKLRPEGEELLKIKGKT; this is translated from the coding sequence ATGAAATATCGCCGCATTGCTTCACTCAAGACGCTTGCTGAGTTTCAGAATTATCTGCAGGAACTCGGTGTGCCTCTGCCGCTGGAGGCTGAATTGGAAAGCGGAGCGGCTGCGCCGCTGGCCCAGCCCTGCGTGCTCCAAAACGGCTTCACCATTGGCAATCGCTTCTGCATTTTGCCGATGGAGGGCTGGGACGGCACCGCCGACGGCCGGCCCACCGCCGCCACGCAACGCCGCTGGCAACACTTTGGCCTGAGCGGCGCCAAGCTGATTTGGGGCGGCGAGGCGGTGGCCGTCCGCCACGACGGCCGCGCCAATCCCAACCAGCTTTTGATCAATGAAAAAAACCTGCGCGCGCTGGCAGAGCTGCGCGCGGCCCTGATGGCGGTGCATGAAAGGGAATACCGCACGAGCAGCGACTTGCTCGTCGGCCTGCAATTGACGCATTCCGGCCGCTATAGCAAACCCAATCGCAATGATCGGCCCGAGCCGCAGATTCTCTATCATCATCCCGTGCTCGACCGGCGCTTGCGTTTGGACGCCTCCCATTTGGTCATGAGTGATGATGCGATTGCGCGGTTGGTCGATGATTTCGTGGCCGCGGCGAAACTGGCGCAGGCGGCGGGTTTTGCGTTTGTCGACCTCAAACACTGTCACGGCTATCTCGGACACGAGTTCCTCAGCGCGGTGAATCGGCCCGGCCGCTATGGCGGCAGTTTCGAGAACCGCACGCGTTTCCTGCGCGAACTGGTGGCCGGCATTCGTGCCAACGTTCCGGGAATGGAAATCGGCGTGCGCGTGAGCATTTTCGATTTTGTGCCGTATCGCGCCGGTGCCGAGGGCGTGGGTGAACCCGATCAGCCGGCAGAAGGAGACTCTCCCTTTGCCTTCGGCGCCGATCGCAGCGGCCTGCGGATCGATCTCACTGAGCCGCGCGCGTTTCTGGATTTGCTTGCCAACTTGCAGATCGAATTGGTCTGCGTAACTGCCGGCAGTCCCTACTACAATCCCCACATTCAGCGGCCGGCTTTGTTTCCGCCCTCCGACGGTTATCTGCCGCCCGAGGATCCGCTCGCCGGCGTGGCGCGCCAAATCGCAGTGACGGCGCAGCTCAAACAGCATCGTCCGGACTTGATTCTGGTCGGCTCGGGTTACACGTATCTGCAGGAATGGCTGCCGCACGTGGCGCAGGCGGTCGTTCGCAACGGTCAAGCGGATTTTGTCGGTTTGGGACGAATGGTGTTGTCCTATCCCGAACTGCCCGCGGATGTGCTCGCCGGCAAGCCGCTGCAGCGCAAGCGTCTGTGCCGCACGTTCAGCGACTGCACCACCGCGCCGCGCAATGGCTTGATTTCAGGGTGTTATCCGTTGGATGAGTTCTACAAGCTCAGGCCGGAGGGGGAGGAACTGCTGAAGATCAAAGGCAAGACCTGA